From Oncorhynchus mykiss isolate Arlee chromosome 6, USDA_OmykA_1.1, whole genome shotgun sequence, the proteins below share one genomic window:
- the LOC110526390 gene encoding 60S ribosomal protein L13 — MAPSRNGMLLNPHFHKDWQTRVRTWFNQPARKTRRRKARQIKARRIAPRPVAGPLRPQVRCPTIRYHTKVRAGRGFTLEELKAAGIHKKTARTIGISVDSRRRNRSSESLQANVQRLKEYRSKLILFPRKASAPKKGDSTEEEIKMATQLSGAVMPIKNVHKKEKARVISEDEKNFKAFASLRMARANARLFGIRAKRAKEAEAESIDKKK; from the exons ATGGCACCCAGCCGGAATGGCATGCTTTTGAACCCACACTTCCACAAAGACTGGCAGACGAGGGTGCGCACCTGGTTCAACCAGCCCGCAAGGAAGACTCGCAG GCGAAAGGCCCGTCAAATCAAGGCTCGTCGTATTGCTCCACGCCCTGTGGCTGGTCCCCTCAGGCCTCAAGTCAGGTGTCCCACCATCAGGTATCACACCAAGGTGCGTGCCGGACGTGGCTTCACCCTGGAGGAGCTCAAG GCTGCCGGTATCCACAAGAAGACAGCCCGCACCATTGGCATCTCGGTTGACTCCCGCCGTCGCAACAGATCTTCGGAGTCCCTGCAGGCCAATGTACAGCGCCTGAAAGAGTACCGCTCCAAGCTCATCCTCTTCCCCAGGAAGGCCTCCGCACCAAAGAAGGGAGACAGCACT GAGGAGGAAATCAAGATGGCCACGCAGCTCTCTGGCGCTGTCATGCCTATCAAGAAT GTGCACAAGAAGGAGAAGGCCAGGGTGATTTCTGAGGATGAGAAGAACTTCAAGGCTTTCGCCAGCCTGCGTATGGCTCGTGCCAATGCTCGTCTCTTCGGCATCCGTGCCAAGAGGGCAAAGGAGGCGGAAGCGGAGAGTATTGACAAGAAGAAATAA